One genomic window of Anguilla anguilla isolate fAngAng1 chromosome 13, fAngAng1.pri, whole genome shotgun sequence includes the following:
- the LOC118211680 gene encoding troponin T, cardiac muscle isoforms-like isoform X1: MSDTEDVEYEEPEGTEEEREGEEEAKPKTKPTIFVPGLAAPKIPEGEKVDFDDIHRKRMEKDLNELKTLIDAHFEGRQKEEEELVNLKDRIEQRRSERAEQLRIRAEREKERQQKLAEERARKEEEEAKKRAEDDAKKKKALTNLSGYAQLADKRGGKKLTEREKKRKILSERRKELNITHLSDDKLKEKANELWQRMYQLEAEKFDLQRQVALQKYEVVVLRNRVSDHQKITKGIRSKRGLRQ, encoded by the exons GCACTGAAGAGGAACGTGAAGGTGAAG AAGAAGCTAAGCCCAAGACAAA GCCTACGATCTTCGTGCCCGGCCTTGCAGCCCCAAAGATCCCAGAAGGAGAGAAAGTTGACTTTGAC gACATCCATCGCAAGCGCATGGAGAAGGACCTGAACGAGCTGAAGACGCTGATCGACGCCCACTTCGAGGGCCGccagaaggaggaagaggagctggtGAACCTCAAGGACAGGATC GAGCAGCGACGATCTGAACGCGCGGAGCAGCTTCGCATCCGGgccgagagagagaaggagcgcCAGCAAAAGTTGGCG gaggagagggctcggaaagaggaagaggaggcaaaAAAGAGGGCTGAAGATGAcgcgaagaagaagaaggctcTCACCAACTTGAGCGGCTACGCGCAGCTG GCAGACAAGCGCGGCGGAAAGAAgctgacggagagagagaagaagaggaagatcCTGAGCGAGAGGCGTAAAGAGCTGAACATCACCCACCTGAGCGATGACAAGCTCAA GGAGAAGGCCAACGAGCTCTGGCAGCGGATGTACCAGCTGGAGGCCGAGAAGTTTGACCTGCAGCGGCAGGTCGCGCTGCAGAAGTATGAG GTCGTCGTCCTGAGAAACCGGGTCAGTGATCATCAGAAGAT CACAAAGGGAATCAGAAGCAAGCGAGGCCTGCGGCAATAG
- the LOC118211680 gene encoding troponin T, cardiac muscle isoforms-like isoform X2, translated as MSDTEDVEYEEPEGTEEEREEEAKPKTKPTIFVPGLAAPKIPEGEKVDFDDIHRKRMEKDLNELKTLIDAHFEGRQKEEEELVNLKDRIEQRRSERAEQLRIRAEREKERQQKLAEERARKEEEEAKKRAEDDAKKKKALTNLSGYAQLADKRGGKKLTEREKKRKILSERRKELNITHLSDDKLKEKANELWQRMYQLEAEKFDLQRQVALQKYEVVVLRNRVSDHQKITKGIRSKRGLRQ; from the exons GCACTGAAGAGGAACGTGAAG AAGAAGCTAAGCCCAAGACAAA GCCTACGATCTTCGTGCCCGGCCTTGCAGCCCCAAAGATCCCAGAAGGAGAGAAAGTTGACTTTGAC gACATCCATCGCAAGCGCATGGAGAAGGACCTGAACGAGCTGAAGACGCTGATCGACGCCCACTTCGAGGGCCGccagaaggaggaagaggagctggtGAACCTCAAGGACAGGATC GAGCAGCGACGATCTGAACGCGCGGAGCAGCTTCGCATCCGGgccgagagagagaaggagcgcCAGCAAAAGTTGGCG gaggagagggctcggaaagaggaagaggaggcaaaAAAGAGGGCTGAAGATGAcgcgaagaagaagaaggctcTCACCAACTTGAGCGGCTACGCGCAGCTG GCAGACAAGCGCGGCGGAAAGAAgctgacggagagagagaagaagaggaagatcCTGAGCGAGAGGCGTAAAGAGCTGAACATCACCCACCTGAGCGATGACAAGCTCAA GGAGAAGGCCAACGAGCTCTGGCAGCGGATGTACCAGCTGGAGGCCGAGAAGTTTGACCTGCAGCGGCAGGTCGCGCTGCAGAAGTATGAG GTCGTCGTCCTGAGAAACCGGGTCAGTGATCATCAGAAGAT CACAAAGGGAATCAGAAGCAAGCGAGGCCTGCGGCAATAG